A single Rattus norvegicus strain BN/NHsdMcwi chromosome 5, GRCr8, whole genome shotgun sequence DNA region contains:
- the Or13c9 gene encoding olfactory receptor Olr852, with translation MEWENQTYLEEFFLKGLSGYPGLEHLFFVLILIMYAVILVGNGTLIIIIIFDSHLHTPMYFFLGNLSFLDICFTTSSIPFTLVSFLSERKTISFLGCAVQMFLGLAMGTTECVLLGMMAFDRYVAICNPLRYPLIMSKSSYVTMATGSWFSGVANSAVQTAFVMRLPFCGNVIDHFLCEILAVMKMACTDISGNEFIMLVATTLFTLMPLLLIVISYSLIISSILNIRSAEGRSKAFSTCSAHFTVVIIFYGTILFMYMKPKSKDKLGTDDLDATDKLISMFYGVMTPLMNPLIYSLRNKDVKEAIKNLKQRLLGK, from the coding sequence atggaatggGAAAACCAAACTTATTTGGAGGAATTTTTTCTGAAGGGGCTTTCTGGTTACCCAGGTCTTGAGCATCTCTTTTTCGTGCTCATCTTAATAATGTACGCTGTTATCCTCGTGGGCAATGGCACCCTTATCATAATCATCATTTTCGACTCTCACCTTCACACCCCTATGTACTTTTTCCTGGGAAACCTGTCCTTCTTGGACATCTGCTTCACTACCTCCTCTATTCCCTTCACCCTAGTAAGCTTcctctcagaaagaaaaacaatttctttcctTGGCTGTGCGGTGCAGATGTTTCTTGGCTTGGCCATGGGAACAACAGAGTGTGTGCTCCTAGGCATGATGGCCTTCGATCGCTACGTGGCCATCTGCAACCCTTTGAGGTACCCTCTCATCATGAGCAAGAGTTCCTATGTGACCATGGCAACTGGGTCCTGGTTTTCAGGGGTTGCTAACTCTGCAGTACAAACTGCATTTGTGATGCGGCTGCCTTTCTGTGGAAATGTCATCGATCATTTTCTCTGTGAAATCCTGGCTGTCATGAAGATGGCTTGTACTGACATCTCAGGCAATGAATTCATCATGCTTGTGGCCACAACTTTGTTCACTCTGATGCCACTGCTCCTCATTGTCATCTCGTACTCATTAATCATCTCTAGCATTCTCAACATTCGCTCTGCTGAGGGGAGGAGCAAGGCCTTCTCCACCTGTTCAGCTCACTTTACTGTGGTGATCATCTTTTATGGGACCATCCTTTTCATGTACATGAAACCCAAGTCTAAAGACAAACTCGGTACAGATGACTTGGATGCTACAGACAAACTTATATCCATGTTTTATGGGGTGATGACTCCCTTGATGAATCCTTTAATCTATAGCCTCAGAAACAAAGATGTGAAGGAGGCCATAAAAAATCTGAAGCAACGACTCTTAGGTAAATGA